The genomic window GAGAGTACCCATCACTATTCCATCCCTTACACATTCAATGGATGGATCCACCACTCTTGTTCCCAAATAACTACTCTACCCACCACGGCAACAGCATCCTCTAAATTGCATCGCCACACAAGTTAATTCAGCTTCTCATATGCATGCTGCACGAGGTTCTCTTGTGCTCCTTATCCAATCATCTGATGTATGTGTTGTTGCAGGAGCTCGTCGACAGGATCCTCGCcctgctctccgacgaccaaggtCCGCCGCTCTTCTTTTCCTGAGCCTCTCTGTGGCCCGTGCAATGCACCTCTATCTTCAAAAAACGATGCTACATTTTTCATCCTTGCAAAGCAGCAATAGccttttttttaggaaaaaaaaaTCACCTGCTACTTACTAATTCACTTTGGTATGTATGTGGCTGCCTCAGCCCAATGGCATCTCGGTCGAGGGAGGAAGAATGCGCCGAGCAAGGAGGCAGTGGTCAAAATAGTCGACGACATATACAGGTTAGCTAGCTCTCATGCCATTTCCCACTGTCCACACTTCTTTCCTTCCTAGTATTTCAGTGCTATTTATTGGTACTTGGGTTATCACACCATTCATTCATTGCCATAGCAGGAAGATGCAAGTCCACGGTCCTCCTGACCTCGTGGTATCCCAGAGCCAGCTGCCTGTCACGACGGATTTCAACCGCATCATCAAAGCCAAAAAGGAACAATTGGGCCCTGACTCTGGCTGCCTTTGTGGTCAATCCTTTGTTCTCGGGAATGTGGTCAAGGTGTGCCCATCTGCCCTGGCCTGGCAGTCCTTCTCTACAACGTAGAAAAAATGACCATGTTTCCTACACTTGTTTGATTATTTGTGTGCTTGCTTCTTCTAGTGCGACGATTGCCAAGTCCAGCAGCATATGGACTGTGTGCTCATTCCAGAGAAGCCTGCAGTGGGCGTCAGACCTGAAGCTCCAGAGCATTATTATTGTCAGTTGTGCCGACTAATCCGAGCAGACCCGTATGCCCTCGTACAATCCACTTCTATTTGCTATTTCCTTTTGTGATTTTCCATCTTGACAAATATGATGCACTACTGTTACTGGAAACTTCAAAGCGATTCAGACTATTAGTTGCTTCCAGCATTCAAAGTTAGGAGGTCCAACCAAATGGGCACTAACTGTTGTTGAGAACATAAATTTAATCATGATCCTTGTACATATACAGCTCTGCTGTTGTAACCTAGGTAGGGGTTTTAACGAACTTGTCAGCTCGAGAGTTGCATCAACTGTATGACTGATTGGTTGATTCAGACTCCTATAGTTTGCCAGTAGGCTGAAAAGGAACCTTCTCTCTAAAACTGTGTTCTAGTATATCATGACAATATCTGAGGGAACAAGATTTAACCCAATAAGTTTCCTATTGATTCTATACAACTTTGTCTCCATTCCTGCATGGATTGCTTGGAATTTAAATATTTTCTGCACATTTGCTACAGTGACTATTTTGAACCTGCAGATATTGGATTACTATTGGAAACCCTTTACTACCTGTGAGACTGATTACAAATGATGGGTAAGTGTAACTTTATGGGCAATGTATTCCTTGATAGTCTGGTAATTGCTATACTATAATCATCACTTACTGAGCATTTCAAATTATATTGGAAGGAGTGACCTTATTTGTAGTAGTAGAATACTCTTCGTTTGCTAACTATTATGTGCTACATCCAGTCCACAATAATCTTACAGAGTTCTCAACCATTTGCAGAATGAATGTTCCTCAGAGTGTGGATAGAACTTTTCTACTTACTCGAGCTGAGAGGGAGACTGTTCAGAGAGTGGAATATGATATTCAGGTTTGATTCCCTTTTCCTCCAAGACTAATTACTGTCATCCTTTACATTTTTTTTTTCCACAAGGACAATGGCACTTTAATAATGTCATGAAAATTATTAGCAGTGTGATGCTGCTTTGTCATAACCTTTTCTAAAGGGGAGGGTGCTATAAAATTAACTGAGTGGCATGTTCATGATTGCTTGTCATGTTGTCAAAGGCAAAACTCCCAAAAGAGTACCAAATTGCAATTCTATTTTGTGATTTTTAACCTTTTACCTGGTGCTTTTCTCTTGATTATGAATAAATGCACTTTCTAACGTTATGTTTGTACAAGGACAAAATTCTTATGTTTATCTCGTGCAGTGCCTGTAGGCCCGGGCTGCTGGAGCATTATATTCTCGTTATAGGGTTAAACTCCCTAGTTGGTTGTTTGCAAAGACAGCACACTAGTAGTGTTTTTGTGTATGTCATGCAGCATGTCGCTGATGAGGGCATGCTCCTTTGCAGGTTTGGTGTATGCTTCTGAATGACAAAGTTCAGTTCAGGATGCACTGGCCTCAGAATGCAGACTTACAAGTGAACGGTACAGCTTTTGCTTTTCAGCTTTCTATTACAGTTGAGACCACAGACATGATTTGTTATATGATTCATGAGGTTCTATTTTTATGTCCTCAGACTCACAGTTTGATTCATTTTTATACTCCAAAATAGAGGTAGACATATAGTACCTTGAAAGAGGCCCTTGAGTCATGTTGTAGTTCACTAGTATCAAGTAGTGAATTTATCAATTTATTTTTTTAAGTCTTCATTTGTTCATTTATAATTTTATATAGTGTATGCAGATATGTACAGTGAGCGTTGTTTAGGTGTTGTAATGCATTTATCTTGGTAAATTCTTTTATGAGCAAGGCATGGAGGATCATTTTCAATATTGGTTTCATGTTTTCATCAGGTATACAAGTGCGAGTAGTTCCCAGGCCTAGCACTCAGTTACTAGGGATTAATGGACGTGATGATGGGCCGGTGGTGAGTTCACTCCTATTCCATTGCTAGTGCATCTTAACCAACAGAGCATTTGTCTTTAGTCATCTTAAAGTTATCAGTTGCTTTTTTTTGCAATTTAATTTAATTGCGAGTTCCCTTGTAAACAGCACATCTGCACAGTTCAGAACATTTTTTGTTTTTGCACTGCTTTGCAGATAACAACCTTTTGCCGAGAAGGACAGAATAAAATAGTTTTAACAAGTGATGATGCTCGACCATTTTGTTTTGGGATCAGAATCGCGAAGAGGAGGACAGTTGACCAGGTTTTTTTCTTGCCTTTTACTTACCTAGCAATTGTAGTGAATTGTAGAAGGTGCAAACTTTTCTGGCTTGTTTGAGTTGCCCTTTCTATGATTGGATTGCAATCTGAAAAAGAACGATTTGTAAGTGGATCGTAGATGTGGTCACAATAACCGAAACTCTTAATAATATTGCCCTAAATGTTCCTCGATAAACATTAATAAATCAAGTAACTTTTGTAAGCACAATGGTCATTTCCCCCCCTTTATGTTGATCAATTTTTTCAACTCAATAGTTTCACACCCAGATTACTTTCTAACACATGTTTCGtcatattactccctctgtaaagaaatataagagcattagtgatctaaatgctcttatatttctttacagagggagtacttctgaAGTTGactattttatgtgataataaacATGCCATCGCCTATACTAAAACATTACCTTTTCAGGTTCTAAACTTGGTGCCAAAGGAAGTTGATGGCGAGTCTTTTGAGGATTCTCTTGCTCGTGTTTGTCGTTGTCTCAGAGGTGGAAATACTGCAGATGATGCTGACAGCGATAGTGATTTGGAAGTGGTTGCCGACTTCTTTCCTGTCAGCCTGCGTTGTCCTGTGAGCATTTGTCTACATATTTCTGTTTTCCCGCTAGTTATGAGATTGTCTTTATTATTTCGAATTTTAAGAAAGAATTCCATATATGAACAGTATCTATGTCATTGATCAATGAGCTGGTTGTCTCTCGATACTGGCCTTTTACATGCCACACTTTCCCTCAAGTTAAGAATGACATACATTCAAAAAAGTTAAGAATTACTGAGTTGACTCCAACTGAGTGGTTATCTAGCTGTATTTGGCTGCCATTATATTTAATATATTATCACAACGTACAAAATAAGCTTTTCCACAGTGCTTCACAGAATCCTGATATGCAAGCTTCAAGAGTTGAACATTTTTTTATCTGATAATATTTCACAGAATAGTGGATCCCGGATAAGGACCGCGGGAAGGTTCAAGCCTTGTGCTCACATGGGCTCTTTTGATCTGCAAACTTTTGTAGAGCTGAATCAACGGTCACGAAAGGTAAGATTTTATTCCTCCATATCCATAACTAGGATCTCTACATAATGAACATTGTACTTTGGTCCAACTTGTATTGGTCCATTTGGCAATGGACGGGCTAATTATGATTGGTTGGTACATTTAAATGCATACTTTCTTCAGATTGACGTGGCCCTGTTTTTAAAGACTTGTTGGTTTTTGCAGTGGCAATGTCCAACATGTCTGAAGAATTATTCTGTTGAGAGCTTGATCATTGATCGGTATTTCAACCGGATCGCTTCTCTGGTAGGTTTGAATAAGTCATATTCATTTTCTGTGTATTGTAAGCAGTTTTATGTCTTTCTTAGACTGTTCTTGTGATTCAGGTTCGGAATTGCAGTGAAGATGTCACTGAGATAGATGTGAAGCCTGATGGCTCTTGGCGTGTGAAGGGTGATGTTGCAGATATAAAATTGTCCCTGTGGCACCTGCCTGACGGCTCCCTGTGTGAACTGAAACAAGACACTAAACCTGTTGCTGGTGATGTAAAATCTGAAACTTCAAAAATTGGCAGCAGGGGAAATGTAGGCCTTAATGGATTGTGGGAAGCTAGTAAAGCTGTTGACATAAATCCCTCAAAGCCTATGAGCAGTAGCCACACTGGAATTTACAGGGATGGGGACTACCAAAGTGTGAGCGAGTGCAGCACGCAAATTGGTGAGATGTACAGAGTTGATGACAGACCACAGCAACAGCTTGAAGATGCAGACGTCATCGTTCTCAGTGACTCCGATGATGACAATGTTGTGACAGTGTCTCCACCAGCTGCCTATAGTGATGTTGGTGGTTTGGGATTTGCTCCCATTTCTGCGCCGGGAGTTGCTGAAAGTTACCAGGAGGGTGGTGTAGTTGGGGGCCTTGGCCTTGATTTGTTCAACGACAACAGCGATATTTTTGACATAACTTCCTGGTCTGCGCAACCCCAACCAGAGCAAGGGTTCAATTTTTTCGGAACTGATGTTCTACTTGGTTCTCACAATTCATCTGATGCAGCGCCAAGTGCTTATACCCTTGGCTGCCACGCTGGCTCTAGTGATACTTCCATGGTTCGAGATCCTTCTACCTGCCATGTACGCACCAGAAGCTTGGTCGATAACCTGTTGCCTTTTGGCAATGATGATTCTTCTCTGCGAATTTTTCTTCCTATTCAACCATCTGGCGTTCCCGTTCAGGAAGAACGGAATGGGCATGATAACATGTCAAATGGGGTCCAGCATGTTGATGACGATGAAGACGAAGATTGGATATCTCTTACACTTGCGGCGGGTGGAGGTAATAATGAACAGTCTGAGGCAGCAGATACGGTGAGCGCACAAGCACAAACCGCAGTGGAAGAGAGAAGGATGGAACCAGCAGACACGctgaacccacaagcacaaatgaCAGTGGAAGAGAGAAGGATGGAACCAGCAGATGTGTTGAACCCGCAAGCACAAATTGCAGTGGAAGAGACAAGGATAGAACCAGCAGATGCGttgaacccacaagcacaaattgCAGTGGAAGAGAGGACAGAACCAGGGGATACGTTGAGCCCACAAGAACAAGTTACAGTGGAAGAGAGAAGGACGGAACCAGCAGACATTGTTAACCCACAAGCGCAAACTGCAGTGGAAGAAAGAAGAATGGAACCGGCAGATACGGTGAACCGACAAGCACAGATTGCACTGGAAGAGAGAAGGATGGAACCATCTAGTGATGCTGGTTCGTCTCTTTAATATGAGTTCAGTTTTATCTTTCGTGTTATTTATTTATCCGTTTTTGTCCTGATTGATTAACTCTGCTGATAAACTGATTAAACTATGTGCCAGTGTTTAGTTGGTTTAGTGTTGACagccttttgtttttcttttcctcgTGTTGTATGCAGAAGGCTCGCCTCCCAGCTTGAATGATGAGAGGCGTAACAAAGGGAATTCAAAAACAAGGGCTGAAAAGATATTTTCTCCTCCGCGGCAGCCTCGATCCGTCAGGCCTCGACTAACGACACAGCAGTGACGTTGAGTAGTTCTTCTTTTTTACTTTGGATAGCTGTCATGATGTACTTGTGGCCGATGTAAAGAAGAACCAACATGAATGTTTTCATAGTTTAACCTGATGTACAAACTACAGAAGTTTCAAGTGCTGGAAATGAGGGTGCGCCTGAAGGACATCTGACGGTGAGTGCTACAGCTCTCCTCTCCTAAGAATGTAAATTTGCAGTTTTGCGGAATAATGGGGGTATTTAGGTTTAAACTGGATTGTTTTaagataatactccctccgttcctaaatataagtctttatagaaattccatagtggaatctctacatacgaagcaaaatgagtgaatgtacactctaaaatgcatctatatacatccgtatgtggtccatagtggaatctctacaaagacttatatttaggaacggagagagtaccaTTCAGACTATATAGACAGCTACACCTTACGAAGGAAGAAAGGTGCACATGGC from Triticum aestivum cultivar Chinese Spring chromosome 3B, IWGSC CS RefSeq v2.1, whole genome shotgun sequence includes these protein-coding regions:
- the LOC123072920 gene encoding E3 SUMO-protein ligase SIZ1 isoform X2 gives rise to the protein MGDLASTCKDKLAYFRIKELKDVLIHLSLPKHGKKQELVDRILALLSDDQAQWHLGRGRKNAPSKEAVVKIVDDIYRKMQVHGPPDLVVSQSQLPVTTDFNRIIKAKKEQLGPDSGCLCGQSFVLGNVVKCDDCQVQQHMDCVLIPEKPAVGVRPEAPEHYYCQLCRLIRADPYWITIGNPLLPVRLITNDGMNVPQSVDRTFLLTRAERETVQRVEYDIQVWCMLLNDKVQFRMHWPQNADLQVNGIQVRVVPRPSTQLLGINGRDDGPVITTFCREGQNKIVLTSDDARPFCFGIRIAKRRTVDQVLNLVPKEVDGESFEDSLARVCRCLRGGNTADDADSDSDLEVVADFFPVSLRCPNSGSRIRTAGRFKPCAHMGSFDLQTFVELNQRSRKWQCPTCLKNYSVESLIIDRYFNRIASLVRNCSEDVTEIDVKPDGSWRVKGDVADIKLSLWHLPDGSLCELKQDTKPVAGDVKSETSKIGSRGNVGLNGLWEASKAVDINPSKPMSSSHTGIYRDGDYQSVSECSTQIGEMYRVDDRPQQQLEDADVIVLSDSDDDNVVTVSPPAAYSDVGGLGFAPISAPGVAESYQEGGVVGGLGLDLFNDNSDIFDITSWSAQPQPEQGFNFFGTDVLLGSHNSSDAAPSAYTLGCHAGSSDTSMVRDPSTCHVRTRSLVDNLLPFGNDDSSLRIFLPIQPSGVPVQEERNGHDNMSNGVQHVDDDEDEDWISLTLAAGGGNNEQSEAADTVSAQAQTAVEERRMEPADTLNPQAQMTVEERRMEPADVLNPQAQIAVEETRIEPADALNPQAQIAVEERTEPGDTLSPQEQVTVEERRTEPADIVNPQAQTAVEERRMEPADTVNRQAQIALEERRMEPSSDAEGSPPSLNDERRNKGNSKTRAEKIFSPPRQPRSVRPRLTTQQ
- the LOC123072920 gene encoding E3 SUMO-protein ligase SIZ1 isoform X1 — encoded protein: MGDLASTCKDKLAYFRIKELKDVLIHLSLPKHGKKQELVDRILALLSDDQAQWHLGRGRKNAPSKEAVVKIVDDIYSRKMQVHGPPDLVVSQSQLPVTTDFNRIIKAKKEQLGPDSGCLCGQSFVLGNVVKCDDCQVQQHMDCVLIPEKPAVGVRPEAPEHYYCQLCRLIRADPYWITIGNPLLPVRLITNDGMNVPQSVDRTFLLTRAERETVQRVEYDIQVWCMLLNDKVQFRMHWPQNADLQVNGIQVRVVPRPSTQLLGINGRDDGPVITTFCREGQNKIVLTSDDARPFCFGIRIAKRRTVDQVLNLVPKEVDGESFEDSLARVCRCLRGGNTADDADSDSDLEVVADFFPVSLRCPNSGSRIRTAGRFKPCAHMGSFDLQTFVELNQRSRKWQCPTCLKNYSVESLIIDRYFNRIASLVRNCSEDVTEIDVKPDGSWRVKGDVADIKLSLWHLPDGSLCELKQDTKPVAGDVKSETSKIGSRGNVGLNGLWEASKAVDINPSKPMSSSHTGIYRDGDYQSVSECSTQIGEMYRVDDRPQQQLEDADVIVLSDSDDDNVVTVSPPAAYSDVGGLGFAPISAPGVAESYQEGGVVGGLGLDLFNDNSDIFDITSWSAQPQPEQGFNFFGTDVLLGSHNSSDAAPSAYTLGCHAGSSDTSMVRDPSTCHVRTRSLVDNLLPFGNDDSSLRIFLPIQPSGVPVQEERNGHDNMSNGVQHVDDDEDEDWISLTLAAGGGNNEQSEAADTVSAQAQTAVEERRMEPADTLNPQAQMTVEERRMEPADVLNPQAQIAVEETRIEPADALNPQAQIAVEERTEPGDTLSPQEQVTVEERRTEPADIVNPQAQTAVEERRMEPADTVNRQAQIALEERRMEPSSDAEGSPPSLNDERRNKGNSKTRAEKIFSPPRQPRSVRPRLTTQQ